In Patagioenas fasciata isolate bPatFas1 chromosome 2, bPatFas1.hap1, whole genome shotgun sequence, a single window of DNA contains:
- the EIF1B gene encoding eukaryotic translation initiation factor 1b has translation MSSIQNLQSFDPFADATKGDDLLPAGTEDYIHIRIQQRNGRKTLTTVQGIADDYDKKKLVKAFKKKFACNGTVIEHPEYGEVIQLQGDQRKNICQFLLEIGIVKEEQLKVHGF, from the exons ATGTCATCTATCCAGAACCTCCAATCCTTCG ACCCCTTTGCTGATGCAACAAAGGGTGACGACTTACTCCCGGCGGGGACTGAGGATTACATTCATATAAGGATCCAGCAACGAAACGGAAGGAAAACGCTAACAACTGTTCAGGGAATTGCAGATGACTATGACAAGAAGAAACTTGTGAAAGCATTCAAAAAG AAATTTGCTTGTAATGGTACTGTGATTGAACATCCTGAATACGGCGAAGTTATCCAGCTTCAAGGTGACCAGAGGAAGAACATTTGCCAATTCCTCTTGGAG attGGCATTGTCAAGGAAGAACAACTGAAAGTTCATGGTTTCTAA